The proteins below come from a single Zonotrichia leucophrys gambelii isolate GWCS_2022_RI chromosome 3, RI_Zleu_2.0, whole genome shotgun sequence genomic window:
- the CITED2 gene encoding cbp/p300-interacting transactivator 2: protein MADHMMAMNHGRFPDGSGGLHHHPAHRMGMGQFPTPHHHHQQQQPPQQHAFSALMGDHIHYGAGSMNASSGVRHAMGPGSVSGGHPAGSMPPPARFSGSQFMAPPVASPGGQLSASMQLQKLNNQYFSHHPYPHSHYMPDLHAGSHQLNGGSQQHFRDCNPKHGGGGSGSGLPPAVPHVPAAMLPPNVIDTDFIDEEVLMSLVIEMGLDRIKELPELWLGQNEFDFMTDFVCKQQPSRVSC, encoded by the coding sequence ATGGCAGACCACATGATGGCCATGAACCACGGGCGATTCCCCGACGGATCCGGCGGGCTCCACCACCACCCTGCGCATCGGATGGGCATGGGGCAGTTTCCCACCccccatcaccaccaccagcagcagcagccgccgcaGCAGCACGCCTTCAGCGCCCTGATGGGCGACCATATACATTACGGAGCTGGGAGTATGAACGCGAGCAGCGGGGTGAGGCACGCCATGGGGCCGGGCAGCGTGAGCGGAGGGCACCCGGCCGGCAGCatgccgccccccgcccgcttCAGCGGCTCCCAATTCATGGCCCCCCCCGTCGCCAGCCCGGGAGGGCAGCTGAGCGCCAGCATGCAGCTCCAGAAGCTGAACAACCAGTACTTCAGCCACCACCCGTACCCGCACAGCCACTACATGCCGGACTTGCACGCCGGTAGCCACCAGCTGAACGGCGGCAGCCAGCAGCATTTCAGGGACTGCAACCCCAAgcacggcggcggcggcagcggcagcggctTGCCGCCCGCCGTCCCCCACGTCCCCGCGGCAATGCTGCCGCCCAATGTCATAGACACGGACTTCATCGACGAGGAGGTCCTCATGTCCTTAGTCATCGAAATGGGGCTGGATCGCATCAAGGAGCTTCCCGAGCTGTGGTTGGGACAGAACGAGTTTGACTTCATGACAGACTTCGTTTGCaaacagcagcccagcagggtgAGCTGCTGa